The following nucleotide sequence is from Cicer arietinum cultivar CDC Frontier isolate Library 1 chromosome 2, Cicar.CDCFrontier_v2.0, whole genome shotgun sequence.
AGATGAATCTAGTGAAATTGATTTAGATGAAGATGATGGACGCCTTGCAGTTTGTTTAACACGTGCCATTGTAGTTTGTAGATAGAAGATTGTTGAGATGATTGATTGAGAAGGATTAGATGCAGAAAAATTTGAAGTTGGATGAGTGAAATATGAACTGATGGTGTaaatgggttgagaaatcgatttagggtttttatagaactgttcagaatcgatttcccaatcggtTGTTTTTCACTTAtgggtttaccaaatcgattgcccaatcgattaggttaccgttgtttgaaaAGTATCTGTTACACCCACTTAcaacggctataatttttctcaacggacatcttgtaaatcgatttccaaatcgatttcgtaattgatccttctttactaaatcgatgtccaaatcgatttccttatAAGTTTAGAAAACTTCAAATCTCAGCATCGATTTGCAAATCGATTCACATAAGTGCAAGTCCAAAACAAAGCTgacccaatcgatttcccaatcgatgctcgggtttgaggttagaaaacttctcaaatttgtggaGATCTTAACCAAATAATCGATtctccaatcgattctttaaaagatttttcaaatttataatcgatttcccaatcgattgaggtAATGTAACCTTCAGCAATCTGACTTCTGAGAtatgataaatcgattatgaaatcgattccaGAGTTTGTGACATAGAGAAATAAAACACTAAGTACCAAAcgtcgattatgcaatcgattatcgtgtttccaaATTGACAATTTGAAACActgtgcatcataaatcgattatacaatcgattttGCAATGCAGTTTTACTATCTGGCcacaggataatcgatgtagcaatcgattttgtcacatggatcagatttcattgagatctataataccaagtttcattcttataaagaagaaactgtccttgggcaAGGCTTTGGTGCAAATGTCAGCCAACTGATcagttgtattgacatattcaagcttgatcttaccctgttgatattgatctccaatgaagtgatgcctaatctctatatgcttaattctagaatgcatgacagggttcttagtgatattaatagcactagtattatcacacatgatgGGCACTGtacctagatcaacaccaaaatcagaGAGGTGTTTCTGCATCCATAAAATCTATGCACAACAGCTACCAGCAGCTACATACTCAACTTCAACAGTTGAGAGTGCAACactgttttgtttcttgctatgccaagaaacAAGNNNNNNNNNNNNNNNNNNNNNNNNNNNNNNNNNNNNNNNNNNNNNNNNNNNNNNNNNNNNNNNNNNNNNNNNNNNNNNNNNNNNNNNNNNNNNNNNNNNNNNNNNNNNNNNNNNNNNNNNNNNNNNNNNNNNNNNNNNNNNNNNNNNNNNNNNNNNNNNNNNNNNNNNNNNNNNNNNNNNNNNNNNNNNNNNNNNNNNNNNNNNNNNNNNNNNNNNNNNNNNNNNNNNNNNNNNNNNNNNNNNNNNNNNNNNNNNNNNNNNNNNNNNNNNNNNNNNNNNNNNNNNNNNNNNNNNNNNNNNNNNNNNNNNNNNNNNNNNNNNNNNNNNNNNNNNNNNNNNNNNNNNNNNNNNNNNNNNNNNNNNNNNNNNNNNNNNNNNNNNNtgcaagtagatcccttaggataccacaaacctagatttttggttcctataagatatctaaatatccttttgactgcacttagatgggattcttttggattggcttggtatctagcacacatgcaaACACTAAACATTATATCTGGTCTACTAGTTGTAAGGTATAGTAAggatcctatcatgcctctaaacaaAGTCATATCTACAGTTTTTCCTTTCTCATCTTTATCTAAATGGCAAGCTTGACTCataggtgtatcaatggatttaaacttatcaaaaccaaacttctttaaaagatcattatagtatttggtttgacttaggaaaatgccattcttgcttTNNNNNNNNNNNNNNNNNNNNNNNNNNNNNNNNNNNNNNNNNNNNNNNNNNNNNNNNNNNNNNNNNNNNNNNNNNNNNNNNNNNNNNNNNNNNNNNNNNNNNNNNNNNNNNNNNNNNNNNNNNNNNNNNNNNNNNNNNNNNNNNNNNNNNNNNNNNNNNNNNNNNNNNNNNNNNNNNNNNNNNNNNNNNNNNNNNNNNNNNNNNNNNNNNNNNNNNNNNNNNNNNNNNNNNNNNNNNNNNNNNNNNNNNNNNNNNNNNNNNNNNNNNNNNNNNNNNNNNNNNNNNNNNNNNNNNNNNNNNNNNNNNNNNNNNNNNNNNNNNNNNNNNNNNNNNNNNNNNNNNNNNNNNNNNNNNNNNNNNNNNNNNNNNNNNNNNNNNNNNNNNNNNNNNNNNNNNNNNNNNNNNNNNNNNNNNNNNNNNNNNNNNNNNNNNNNNNNNNNNNNNNNNNNNNNNNNNNNNNNNNNNNNNNNNNNNNNNNNNNNNNNNNNNNNNNNNNNNNNNNNNNNNNNNNNNNNNNNNNNNNNNNNNNNNNNNNNNNNNNNNNNNNNNNNNNNNNNNNNNNNNNNNNNNNNNNNNNNNNNNNNNNNNNNNNNNNNNNNNNNNNNNNNNNNNNNNNNNNNNNNNNNNNNNNNNNNNNNNNNNNNNNNNNNNNNNNNNNNNNNNNNNNNNNNNNNNNNNNNNNNNNNNNNNNNNNNNNNNNNNNNNNNNNNNNNNNNNNNNNNNNNNNNNNNNNNNNNNNNNNNNNNNNNNNNNNNNNNNNNNNNNNNNNNNNNNNNNNNNNNNNNNNNNNNNNNNNNNNNNNNATTAAAGGAATCATTCtggaattctccaccatgatcactcttaatagatataattttctggttcttctcattttgaactaaatttgcAAATATACCTAGAGaaggcctcactcttgtgagtcagaaaaaatgtccaagtatacctagagtaatcatctactaacacataaccatacaagttTCCTCCAAAACTTTTAACCTGAGATGGACCAAAAAGATCCATATGTACCAACTGTAAGACCCTATTGGTTTGGACTAAGTCTATAGGGGGGAAAGAAGACTTAACtagtttactcttctcacagGAGTCACACAACCTATCCTTAGAGAATTTTCTATTTGGGAGTCCTAGTACTAACtgtttactaactagtttgttcaaatggtccatatgaatatgagccactctcttatgccataaccagttctcatcagcattagataataagcaacatatatcatttgcaggtaaggaatcaaaatctatcatNNNNNNNNNNNNNNNNNNNNNNNNNNNNNNNNNNNNNNNNNNNNNNNNNNNNNNNNNAGTAAACTTACCTGGGAATCCCTTATCACAAAGTTGACTTATACTTATCAAGTTGTGCTTTAGATCCTTGACATACAGAACATCTTTAATCACTGTAGTTGATTCGTTCTGATGTCTCCAATGCCTAGTATCttccctttgttattgtcaccatatttgacaaatccACCATCTTTTAAGTTCAGAGACAACAAATTTGACTTGTCTCTAGTCATATGATTGGAACATCCACTATCTAGGTACCATGAATGAGTCctggatgtcaagcatatctgcaaaaagTCATTCaagttttggttttaggtacccaattcaaattgggtccttgagggttagtttcaaatacttgtgtcttaactttccaaatctgtttccatcctctgttggccaGTTTTTTAGTTTACAATTGAAAACCTTATGACCCTTTTTACAGCAAAAGTGGCATAAAACAGCAGTGGATGAAATCTGATTTGGTTTagtgaagatatcatgcatatgcttagatctaacaaacttctgattcttttaaacattcctgttttgtctatagccaagtccagatttaacatttagatttctttggtttccactttccaaatctgtttccatcctctgttggccagttttttcagtttacaattaaaaaccatatgaccctttttacagcaaaaatgacataaaacagcagaggatgaattctgatttggtttagtgaagatatcatgcatatgcttagatctaacaaacttctgattctttttaacattcctgttttgtctatagccaagtccagatttaacatttagatttctttggtttccaagaagcatatctaaattgtttttaccactattgaacttatccaaatcacatttcagtgcataagtttcctttttcagattttcatttgtatctttaagagactcatgtttcaaattaatctcatcATACATCATGCACTTTTCTTCTAACAGTTTCTTAGTACTAATCAACTGTTTGATTACATTCACATattcatcatgcagttcattaaATGCGTCATGTAATTCATCATAAGAAGGATTGGATTTAGAACTTACCTCACTAACAGAATCTGATTAtgtgttggccattagacaaagattagcttcttcatcttctgaagatgcagatgactcttcatcattattgttccAGGCAATGTAGGCTTTTCTGGTCTTAAGAGGTGGTTGATTGCCTTTAACCTTTGAagtcttatttttgttttgcaatTGGAAGCACTCAGATTTTATATGTCCTGTCTTCCCACACTCAAAGCAGGTTATCTTGTTGTCATGAGTCTTTGAGCTTGAGGGCTTTCTTGACTTgctatctttctttttcataaactttttgaattttctgacaagtaatcCAAGTTCGGAATCTTCATTGGTCTCACTGTTTGAATCTTCAGTGCAAATCTCTTGTTCAGACTTTGTTTGATGTGCTTGGACTTTAAGAGAcaacctttttctttttctgccAGTATGTTCAGCTTCACTTAGTCtgtgcagttccatctcatgctctcttaattttccaaatagtgtggcaattgaCATGCTACCAAGGTCTTTTGAATCTGCTATGGCAGTGATTTTTGGCTGCCACTCTCTGGTCAAACATCTCATAACCTTGTtgatttgttgctcattgtcaatcaccttaccaagagcatttagattattgactatgtgagtaaatcttgtcTTCATATCATTGACAGATTCctctttcttcatgttgaatagctcatactcatgcattaaTGTGTTGATTCGGGCTCTTTTTACATATGTCGTTCCTTCATGCGTTTGTTGCAaagtgtcccacatctctttggcagttttgcagttAGAC
It contains:
- the LOC140919399 gene encoding uncharacterized protein, with protein sequence MSSADFLGERASLTRPPAFNGAAYMYWKKRMLIFLEACSLDVLEAVIDGPFVPTIAGTGDSAIPKPRSNWVSNCKTAKEMWDTLQQTHEGTTYVKRARINTLMHEYELFNMKKEESVIDNEQQINKVMRCLTREWQPKITAIADSKDLGSIKRKRLSLKVQAHQTKSEQEICTEDSNSETNEDSELGLLVRKFKKFMKKKDSKSRKPSSSKTHDNKITCFECGKTGHIKSECFQLQNKNKTSKICLTSRTHSWYLDSGCSNHMTRDKSNLLSLNLKDGGFVKYGDNNKGKILGIGDIRTNQLQ